A DNA window from Archocentrus centrarchus isolate MPI-CPG fArcCen1 chromosome 15, fArcCen1, whole genome shotgun sequence contains the following coding sequences:
- the rps24 gene encoding small ribosomal subunit protein eS24 isoform X2, protein MNDTVTVRTRKFMTNRLLQRKQMVGDVLHPGKATVPKTEIREKLAKMYKTTPDVVFVFGFRTQFGGGKTTGFAMVYDSLDYAKKNEPKHRLARHGLYEKKKTSRKQRKERKNRMKKVRGIKKASVGAAGKK, encoded by the exons ATG AACGACACTGTAACAGTCAGGACCCGCAAGTTCATGACGAACCGACTGCTTCAGAGGAAGCAAATG GTCGGCGATGTCCTCCATCCCGGCAAGGCCACAGTCCCTAAGACTGAAATCAGGGAGAAGCTGGCCAAGATGTACAAGACCACCCCTGATGTCGTTTTCGTCTTTGGCTTCAGGACCCAGTTTGGTGGCGGCAAAACGACAGGTTTCGCCATGGTGTACGACTCCCTAGATTACGCCAAGAAGAATGAGCCCAAGCACAGACTTGCCAGG CACGGTCTCTATGAGAAAAAGAAGACCTCAAGGAAACAGCGCAAAGAACGCAAGAACAGAATGAAGAAAGTACGAGGCATCAAGAAGGCCAGTGTTGGCGCTGCTGGCAAAAAG TGA
- the rps24 gene encoding small ribosomal subunit protein eS24 isoform X1 encodes MNDTVTVRTRKFMTNRLLQRKQMVGDVLHPGKATVPKTEIREKLAKMYKTTPDVVFVFGFRTQFGGGKTTGFAMVYDSLDYAKKNEPKHRLARHGLYEKKKTSRKQRKERKNRMKKVRGIKKASVGAAGKKK; translated from the exons ATG AACGACACTGTAACAGTCAGGACCCGCAAGTTCATGACGAACCGACTGCTTCAGAGGAAGCAAATG GTCGGCGATGTCCTCCATCCCGGCAAGGCCACAGTCCCTAAGACTGAAATCAGGGAGAAGCTGGCCAAGATGTACAAGACCACCCCTGATGTCGTTTTCGTCTTTGGCTTCAGGACCCAGTTTGGTGGCGGCAAAACGACAGGTTTCGCCATGGTGTACGACTCCCTAGATTACGCCAAGAAGAATGAGCCCAAGCACAGACTTGCCAGG CACGGTCTCTATGAGAAAAAGAAGACCTCAAGGAAACAGCGCAAAGAACGCAAGAACAGAATGAAGAAAGTACGAGGCATCAAGAAGGCCAGTGTTGGCGCTGCTGGCAAAAAG AAATGA
- the eif4ebp2 gene encoding eukaryotic translation initiation factor 4E-binding protein 2: MSTSRQLSESRAIPTKTVLINDTTQLPHDYCTTPGGTLFATTPGGTRIIYDRKFLLDRRNSPIAQTPPAHLPVIPGVTSLNVLSENQKNEANHHINNHDGKPTTGDDAQFEMDI; encoded by the exons atgtcgaCCAGTCGTCAGCTTAGCGAGAGCAGGGCCATCCCGACCAAGACGGTGTTGATCAACGACACAACGCAGCTACCTCATGACTATTGTACCACTCCCGGAGGCACTTTATTCGCTACCACTCCTGGAG GAACCCGGATCATCTACGACCGTAAGTTCCTACTGGATAGGCGCAATTCTCCCATTGCCCAGACTCCCCCGGCTCACCTGCCTGTCATCCCTGGAGTGACCAGCCTAAACGTCTTGAGTGAGAACCAGAAGAATGAAGCCAACCACCACATCAACAACCATGATGGCAAACCCACAACTG GTGATGACGCTCAGTTCGAAATGGACATCTAA
- the ppa1b gene encoding inorganic pyrophosphatase, with protein sequence MSFTVEERGNPNSLSYRLFFKNAEGKYISPFHDIPIYADESQNIFHMVVEVPRWTNAKMEIATKDFLNPIKQDVKKGKLRYVANVFPHKGYIWNYGAIPQTWEDPAHKDGDTDCCGDNDPIDVCEIGSKVCSRGEVIKVKVLGILAMIDEGETDWKVIAINVEDPEASEMNNISDVQRLKPGYLEATVDWFRRYKVPDGKPENRFAFNEEFKDKDFAIEVIKSTHNFWKALISQQAKAGELNCKNTCISANNSPFCCSADEANAAVGETCPCGKEEPIPTSVDKWFYYERK encoded by the exons ATGAGCTTCACGGTAGAAGAGAGGGGAAACCCGAACTCGCTGAGCTACCGCCTGTTCTTCA AAAATGCTGAAGGGAAGTACATCTCACCATTTCATGACATACCTATATATGCCGATGAGAGTCAG aACATCTTTCATATGGTTGTTGAAGTGCCAAGATggacaaatgcaaaaatggaG ATTGCTACAAAAGACTTCTTGAACCCAATAAAGCAAGATGTTAAGAAGGGCAAGCTGCGTTATGTTGCCAATGTTTTCCCACATAAAGGCTACATATGGAACTATGGAGCCATTCCTCAG ACGTGGGAAGATCCTGCGCATAAAGATGGAGACACTGACTGCTGTGGTGACAACGACCCCATTGATGTCTGTGAAATCGGCAGTAAG GTGTGCTCCCGTGGAGAAGTAATCAAAGTGAAAGTCCTGGGCATCCTGGCTATGATCGATGAGGGCGAAACCGATTGGAAAGTGATTGCAATCAATGTAGAGGACCCCGAGGCCAGCGAGATGAACA ACATTAGTGATGTCCAGCGCCTTAAACCTGGCTACCTGGAGGCCACAGTCGACTGGTTCAGGAGGTACAAAGTGCCAGATGGGAAACCAGAGAACCGATTTGCTTTCAACGAAGAGTTCAAAGACAAG gaCTTTGCCATTGAAGTAATCAAGAGCACTCATAACTTCTGGAAAGCCCTCATTTCCCAACAGGCTAAAGCTGGTGAACTGAACTG caaaaacacatgtATCTCGGCCAACAACAGCcctttctgctgctctgcagaTGAGGCTAATGCTGCTGTTGGAGAG ACATGCCCGTGTGGAAAAGAAGAGCCTATCCCCACATCAG tcGATAAATGGTTCTACTATGAGAGGAAGTAA
- the sar1ab gene encoding small COPII coat GTPase SAR1A produces the protein MSFIFDWIYRGFSGVLQLLGLYKKTGKLVFLGLDNAGKTTLLQMLRDDRLGQHMPTLYPTSEELTIAGMTFTTFDLGGHTQARRIWKNYFPAINGIVYMVDCADHMRLAEAKVELDALLTDETIANIPVLILGNKIDRPEAISEDALRGVLGLHGHTTGKVKVPLKELNLRPMEVFMCSVLKRQGYGDGFRWLAQYID, from the exons ATGTCTTTTATATTTGATTGGATCTACAGGGGCTTCAGCGGCGTCCTGCAGCTGTTAG GGTTGTACAAGAAGACTGGGAAGCTGGTTTTCCTCGGACTGGACAATGCTGGAAAAACAACACTCTTGCAGATGCTCAGGGACGACAGGCTAGGACAGCACATGCCAACACTATACCCAA CATCTGAGGAGCTGACAATAGCTGGAATGACTTTTACGACATTTGACCTTGGAGGTCATACACAAG CACGACGGATCTGGAAGAACTACTTCCCAGCCATAAACGGTATAGTGTACATGGTGGATTGTGCTGACCATATGCGACTAGCGGAAGCAAAAGTTGAACTGGAT GCCCTGTTAACTGATGAAACCATTGCAAACATCCCAGTTCTAATCCTGGGTAATAAGATAGACCGTCCAGAAGCCATCAGTGAGGATGCACTCAGGGGAGTACTTGGTCTTCATGGCCATACAACTGGAAAG gtAAAAGTGCCACTGAAGGAGCTGAATTTGAGGCCAATGGAGGTGTTCATGTGTAGTGTGCTGAAGCGACAGGGATATGGAGACGGTTTTCGCTGGCTTGCCCAGTATATCGATTGA
- the tysnd1 gene encoding peroxisomal leader peptide-processing protease, with translation MELKDVERSCCVVKVSETCSAKKPVSCSGVIVHPHDGTIICAGLPFSRFITDGDPLSWDHDFLPPHSFSAKLKIRVSFFTQRHLDTNQSAERGAFTRPRSKTTTGQREVAAELLMLVNCVEFKHAFQAVFQEADQWRFHCDEEDEKLLRDFHFLSWFAVLRAGVVVDSSHYSGSIPWQSSTSLQKGCPVVACGSPFGSLCLDLFISTLSRGIISNLAGEDNAVILTDARCLPGTEGGGLFVVKGADSVHLIGLIVSPFGWKANEWIGLTLVCSAHLVFRNIISCISVQDPLRDVWLHRGESGLQMSTAAHGSKAIKYPTVCFVDSGQFWGSGVVVTSRLVVTCRHVVNRKSKVHLKFHHRDRVHDTVGDVLFSTKASSPYDLALVQLRDSVPEAVVPRMSQSFIPGESVVVVGYGGLGRSCGPSLTCGVLSKAISWNCQPVMLQTTCAVQAGTSGGAVVQKCSGELLGIVSSNTRDLATKVTYPHLNFSIPVTVFQRLLQHFEQTKDVNVFSELDTTEKEVRRVWRLQGAQSKL, from the exons ATGGAGTTAAAGGACGTGGAGAGGAGTTGCTGTGTTGTGAAGGTGTCAGAGACTTGTTCGGCAAAGAAACCGGTGAGCTGCAGCGGAGTTATCGTCCACCCTCACGATGGAACCATCATCTGCGCCGGCCTCCCGTTTTCACGCTTTATTACCGACGGAGACCCCCTCTCTTGGGACCACGACTTCTTGCCACCGCACAGCTTCAGCGCTAAACTTAAAATCCGCGTCAGCTTTTTCACTCAGCGACATCTGGATACCAACCAGAGCGCAGAGAGAGGAGCATTCACACGCCCGAGAAGCAAAACAACAACGGGGCAACGGGAAGTTGCAGCCGAGCTGCTCATGCTAGTGAACTGCGTGGAGTTTAAACACGCTTTTCAGGCAGTTTTCCAAGAGGCTGACCAGTGGCGTTTCCATtgtgatgaagaggatgagaaGCTGCTCAGAGATTTCCACTTCCTTAGCTGGTTTGCTGTTCTCAGGGCAGGTGTTGTGGTAGATAGCAGTCACTATTCAGGCAGTATCCCCTGGCAGAGCAGCACTTCTCTCCAAAAGGGCTGCCCAGTTGTTGCATGTGGCTCACCTTTTGGCTCCCTCTGCTTGGATCTCTTCATCAGCACCCTCAGCAGAGGCATCATTAGTAACCTTGCTGGAGAGGATAATGCTGTCATCCTCACAGATGCACGCTGCCTGCCAGGCACAGAGGGTGGAGGATTGTTTGTGGTGAAAGGTGCAGACAGTGTGCATCTCATTGGGCTGATTGTGTCTCCATTTGGCTGGAAAGCCAATGAATGGATAGGCCTCACTCTGGTCTGCTCTGCCCACTTGGTCTTCAGGAACATCATCAGCTGCATTAGTGTTCAAGATCCCCTCAGAGATGTTTGGCTCCATCGGGGAGAGTCAGGTCTCCAGATGTCCACCGCAGCTCATGGGTCAAAAGCTATTAAATACCCCactgtgtgctttgtggacAGCGGACAGTTCTGGGGCTCAGGGGTTGTTGTCACCTCTCGGCTGGTTGTGACTTGCAGGCACGTTGTCAACAGGAAGTCTAAAGTCCATTTGAAGTTCCATCACAGGGACAG AGTCCATGATACAGTGGGTGATGTCCTTTTTTCCACTAAAGCATCTTCACCCTATGATCTCGCTTTGGTGCAGCTCAGAGACTCTGTCCCAGAAGCTGTGGTCCCTCGCATGTCTCAGAGTTTCATTCCAG GTGAATCTGTAGTTGTTGTTGGATACGGTGGGCTGGGTCGGAGCTGTGGTCCGTCCCTGACCTGCGGCGTCCTCTCCAAAGCCATTAGCTGGAATTGCCAGCCTGTCATGCTCCAGACCACATGTGCAGTACAAGCAGGGACCAGCGGGGGTGCTGTGGTGCAGAAATGCTCAGGAGAGCTGCTGG GTATTGTTTCCAGCAACACACGGGACTTGGCCACTAAAGTGACTTACCCGCACCTGAACTTCAGCATCCCAGTGACTGTTTTCCAGAGATTGTTGCAGCACTTTGAGCAGACAAAGGATGTTAATGTATTCAGTGAGCTGGACACCACAGAAAAAGAAGTCAGGAGGGTGTGGAGACTACAAGGTGCTCAAAGCAAATTGTAA